The Cynocephalus volans isolate mCynVol1 chromosome 1, mCynVol1.pri, whole genome shotgun sequence region TCCCCCGGGGCCGGTTGAGGTCCCCCCGGCGCGAGCCTGGGGCGGGTTGAGGTCCCCCGGGGCCGGTTGAGGTCCCCCCGGCGCGGGCCTGGGGCGGGTTGGGTCGCCTGCAGCTGGTCGTCGCCGCAGTGAGGCGGACCGCGGCCTCCCCTCGTGTTTCCTCGGGCGCGGGCTCGTTAGGTTCCCCGAGGTCGTCTGAGCGCCGGGCCGggtgcggggtgggggggggcggtACCGGTGTCACAGGTGCCACATCCAACTTGACCCAGAGACGttccccttccttttccttcttgtctttttaaaaaaattctgcaaacatttttttgaatttgtggtAAAACGTACATAAAACATGAAAGTTAGCAATTTAACTACTTTTGAGTGCATCATTCAATGGCATCCTTCTGTTCCCTTTTAGTGCCTTAAATCCTAGTTTTGGTGTGAGACGGCCTGAAAGGAGTTGTGGTTTTTGTAAGTGTCGTTTGAATGTAACATTCAGGAGAGAAGGCACCAGCCACAAGGGTACAGTGAATTCTCATGAGGTGACCCCTGCAGGGTGGCCACTCCAGGATCAAGAGCAGAACCCTCCCAGTGCTGTGTCCCCTGTGCCCCTCTGGCCCTGCCCTTCCCGCTTGTCCCCACTCACTTCCCAGCGTGCAAGTTGCCGTGTGCTTCTGGGCCCGGGGCCAGGACCACAGACGCTGAACTCGGGCTGTGAGGGCCCCTGCTCTCGTTTCTCCATTGTATTACACAATGGCAGGTTCAATCACTTATTTTCTAGGCAAGAGCAATGGTGCCCCATCGGGTGCCCAGGTGGCCCGCGTGGCTCTTCTGTGCCTCCCCGGGATGGTGGCGGACAGCCTGCACTCTTGGAGCCTCAGTGGAGCAGAGGAGGTGGCCGGGCAGCCCTCGGGGAGCCAGGGTGACCAGCCCATTGGCCTGCAGGGGCTGCTCCTCGACACCCTCCCGTGCCCCCGAGGTGACGCTGACCCAGGAGCGCTACCGTGTGCAGCGGCTGCCGTTCTCCACAGTGTCTAAGGAGGACCTGGCTGCCTTTGAATGCATCGTCCCTGGCAGGGTTGTTACAGACCCAGAAGAATTGGAGGCTTCCAACGTGGACTGGCTGAGGACGTTCCGAGGTGGGTAGGGGTCAGCTCACACTGCACCCTCGCGGGGGTGGGCTTGAGAAATAGAGGCGGGACGAGGCATGGGAAGCTTGACcgttgggggcagggggcataGAGTTTACTGTCACATGTCCATTTTCATGCCTTTGAAGGAAAGCTGTGTTGTGGTGGTGACTTTAAAGTGTTCTGAGAATAAAATCTATAGGAGTTTATTGGTGGTGAGTGACATCtgcaaattaacagagaaaacaGCCCCCTGGCTgctgtgtgtggggtgtgtgtgtgtgtgtgtgttaaatacTACATGCTTCTTCTCAGCTCTGTATCAGTTtcctcaggctgctgtaacaaatgaccaggAACTGGCTTAAGACAGTagtaatttattttctgagttctggaggccaaaagccTGAAGTCAAGGTGCCAGCCCCACCCTGTCCACCAAGGACCCCACAGGGGTGATGCTGCCTGTTTAAGAGCCTACCACTTGTCATGGGGCCTGGGGCTCATGTGTGTTGTCCCTGGAGACAGGTCAGGTGGATGCCAACCCTGTGCTCAGCCATGGCTTGGCGCTGCTGCCTGGGTGTCCACAGGCAGGTGAACCTCAGGGCCCTCCCCTGCAGAATGGGGATCAGAGCCCCCACCTCAGGGGGACGCTGTGTGGGTGAAGGAGGCTTGCAGCTCAAGGCTTGGGTTCTTGTGCTCCTCGCCTGCTGGAGGTTGACACCCAGGACAAGCAGCTGCTGTAACTGGGACTGAGGGGAGACCaccactcccctcccctgccctgcccgAGCCCGGCTGGACAAGAACTGGCTGCCCCCTGGGGGCTCTTCTCTCTGCTCAGCTGCCCTCCTGGGAACCCTTGCAGCAGGCAGTGTGTCCTAAGCTTCTTTTCTTGCCACCCTGAGCCCGGTGAGGGCAGCACTGGGTCCCACTCCTCATCCTTCAGCCCACAGGCTCAGGCCAGAGTGTCTGCTGAGTGGGAGTATATTCAGGTGACTTGTCAGATCATTTAAAAAACCTGACCCTGGGGTTGTGTAGAAAATATATGCTATTAAAGGCTGATTGAGATCTTACAGATTTTCTTAAGAACTGAGATTTTACGTGAAATAGGAAACTGTTATTAAACATTTCCTCATTCAAAAAGTAGAACACTTACTCACGGATGACTCCtgcaaatatttagtgagcactCCACAACCTGCCTGCACTGGTTGAAAGGTTGGGGTCCTGCAATATGAAGATAGAGGCTGGGCCCTCAGGGGAATCACCTGGGCAAGCTGCCTGGAAGGGCTTTCCAGGAGCAGGAACAGCCAGCACAAAGCCTCCGAGCAGGGCTGTGCTCAGTGTGTTTAAGGAGCTTTGAGAAGCCGGGTGCAGCTGGAGaggatggaggggtgggggaggtcaGAGAGAGACTGGGGCTGGCCGGTGAGGTCTTAAGGGCAATGTAAGTCCTGGCTCTTCCTCTGAGCTGCTGGGAAGTTCCTTGAAGGCCGTGAGTGGACAGGAGCCTGCGGGTGGCTGCCGTGTGGAGAGGAGGCTCTCGAGGCCTAAGTGTGGAATACGGGGCCTCAGGCGGAGACTGAGGGCACAGAGCCTGGCCAGTGCGGAGGGATGAGATGTGGTCAGGTTCTGGGACTATCTGACTTACAGGGCGGATCCTCCAGGATTTGCTGAACCATCGATTGGTAGGATgagggtgagagagaaagaggagtggGGAGGCGGGGCGTGTGGCCTGAACAGCTGCGAAAATTGGATTTCATTCTCTGGGTTGaggaaaattacaggaaaagCAGGTCTGTTGGGGAACACCAGGAGTTTGGGTTTGGACATGCTGAGATGGTTGTGGTGAGGGGCCACTCAGGCCAAGGGACAGGCGAGTCTGGAGTCCAGGGTCCCGAGGCAGGGTGACCATGGTCAGGGAGAGGAGGCGGAGCAGGCCTAGTGGTGGGGGGGtagcaggagagcccagggacTATATTCTAGAAGATGAAGAAAGCCTCACTGGCAGGAGGGGTCGGCTGGTTAGGTGTGGCTGTGGGGACCAGTTAAGACGAGGAGCTGGCCGTCGGGTGGGCATTGTGGGAGTCTTTGGTGATCTTGGAAGGGACTGTGGAGGTGAGAAGGGAAGGCGTGCTCGTGGGGACGTCTTGTGAAGCTGTGCTATCCCAGGAGTGGAGAGGTGGGTGGGGCTTTGTGGGAAGCAGGGGTCCAGAGTAGGGTTATGTTTGTCCCACTTTTTAGCTTAAAGGGGAGAGAGCCATTCCAGCAGGTTTGTAGGATTGGTGGAATAATCGTGGAAGAGAGGGGAGCTGAGGTGGTGGGGACAGCAGAGCCTGGAGTGCAGGCTCAGGCGCAGTGCAGGGCGGGGTGGCCGCGGGCAGCAGGTGCAGGGCAGAGGGTGGAGGATGCTGCGGCAGCTCATGTCCTCAGCAGAGCAGGAGCAAGTGGGCTGGCTGTGATGAGGGCATGCAGAGGGGCGGTGTGGGCGTCACTCGTCCTCTAGGGCTGTGAGAGGGAGGTGCGGGGTGAAGGCGAGGCGGATTCCAGAGGGTGACCACGGGCTACACCAGGCGGGTGTCGCTGTGGGGCATTTGAGGTTGCGAGCTGGAGCGCTGCGTGGTGTCTGGGGAGCGCGGTGCTCAGTGTGATTTCTGAGCAGTGGGGCTGAGCCTGATGTGGAGTGAGTGGCTGATGCAGGCAACCTAGGTCCCTGGTCAAGTTGGCAAACTCCTGTAAAGAgctggatagtaaatatttcagacttGCAGGCTGCATGTCACTGTCACAGCTGCCCATCTGCTGTTGCAAGAACAAGGGGACAGTGGGTGTGGCTGTGGCTCTGTGAGGCTTTGTTTGCAGAGGTGGCATGGGGTGGATCAGCTGTGGCCATGCCTCCCTGGCGTGGGTGGATGTGGGAGTCCCCGGAGCACCCCAGGAGGAGGGCTGTGAGAGCAGCAGGGAGCAGGATGGTGGCTGGGACCTGTGACTGCTCTGGGGACACACGTGAGCGGCAGAACAGTCTGGTGGTGGCTTTAAAGGACGAGGCACCTGGAGGAGTCCGTGGGTGCAGGAGggcacctcccccacccccagcccagtggTCCCTGGAGTGAGGGAGAGGAACCAGCACCCTCAGAGGGCCACAGGGAACACAAAGACCATGAAACAAGAAGGTGGCAGAAAGGCCCGCAGGCTGAGACCCAGGTGTCCCAGAGTGGCGGCGGAGAGTGAATTGAGTGAGACCATGGTTCTCCTTGGAAACGTGGAGAAGGACACTTTTCGGTTGTCACAAGCACCAGCGGTTGCTGCCAGCATGTAGTGGGTGAGGGTCTAGGAtgctcagcatgctggggtgcGAGGGAAGCCCCCCAGCAGGCCTCGGCACTCTGCTGAGAAGTGCCGGAGGGTATTTGGAGTGGTGGGAAGGGGCAGGCCTGACAGGGGCCCCTTGTGTGGGGCCAGTTTTTCTGCCTAGAAATGTTCAGGGGACTGGTCCCTGCCCTGGCCTGGGCAGCAGCTCAGCCTTTTCAGCTAGACCCTCTTCCTTCAGTTTGGGGCATTTTCTTCAGTTATCTCTTTGAGGATTTCCCACTTCCATGACCCCATTCTCTCTTTGTGGAGCTCCCATTATTAACATATTGGACCATTTGGAGTGACTCCCCACTTCATCTCCCCCTTAGAAGGCGAATGTCATGAGAGTGGGAAATCCCGTTTTTGTTCCCTGTGCCTGACACTTGGGTGGGCACTCAGATCTTGGCTGAGAAATGCTGCTGCAGACACATCAGAAGGTTTTCTGTGCCAGGAGTCCCTGAGCTCCTGAGCTTGCTTGGGATGGCAGGAATGCATGAGTGCTGCTGACAGAAACTTTGTGGTGACCAGGGTCCCTGTCAGTGCTGCACTAAAGGATCAGGGCCAGGGCCCAGACCCCGGCAGCCAGCCCTCTCTGCAGAAATAGCTCATTTGATGAAAAACGAATAAATTACTTTCAGAATTAAAAAAGGCAAGATAGAAACTACAGCCCAATTCTTAGAGCCCCACGGAGAGCAGTGACAGAACACCTGTGATTGTCCTGCAGCCTCCACTGCCTGCTTAAAGTCCtttcaaagaaattgaaaaggcaGAAACTTGATCGTCTTGGGACAGCTGTGGTTAGGATGCCAGCCATGCTTAGAGAGGTTCCCATGCCTGCATCTAGACATCAAATAAGTCATGGCAGTGAAGAACCTCAACCCAGTGAGTAGAGCAAGAACGCGTGAGCCACACTGATCTGAACAGTTAGCTAAACAATAAATAGACAGGAGACAGGGCAAAACCCTTCCGTACAGTAGAAACTGAGCAAGAACTGCAGGCAGATGGATTTAGAAAAAACACTGTCAACCATCATAATATCCGACTCAGGCAAGGAAAATCGACAGATGCTAAAATCAATGGGTAAATGTTTGAGGAGCAACAGGggatttacatagtctcaaagtgTCTGCCCATGGGATGCTtgttaattacaaagggaaacaCAGAAGCTTTTTGGTGGCGAAGCCTGGCAGATACCCCCTTACCGTGGGATCTGAGCCACCTCCGCCAGGTGGACGCCAGGCACCTCCAGGGCCTGCGCGTCTGTGGGGCCGCTGACTGAGGGGCCCAGCTGCAGTAACCCCTGCAAGGCGATCCTCAGTGGCTGCCCTGCCACTTCCCACCAGTGTGTGACGCGGGACCTGTTTTTAACATCTTGCTCTCGTACTGGAGTGTTTGTGGGCTTACTGGTAACCATGGTTGTGTGGGCCACCTCACCGAGGAAGAGAAAGTGCCTGTAAAGGACATTCTTTTGGGCCAGTGTGGATGGGCATAGGCTGAGTTGTCTGACATGGGCTCTTTTCTGTCGCAGGCTGTAGCAAGGTGCTGTTGAGGCCCAGGACGACGGAGGAGGTGTCCCGCATTCTCAGGTAACGCGAAGGTGTGGTGGCTCCTTGCACTGCCTGGTTTCCTTGGGGACCTGTCCGCAGCAGGAGGCGAGGCGGACATGGTGAAGCCTGCAGTGGCTGGGGGCCAGAGACGCAGGGAGGAAGGTGCCATGCTGCCTGGTGTCTCAGGGCCTGGGCTGAGCCCCGCAGAGGGGCCAGCTCCTCCTGTGAGCGTGACACCTAGCACACTCGCCAGGGAAGAGAAGTAACCTTTCCTTTAGAAAAAGGATTTCTTCCTGATCGTGTTTGTATTAGTTCACTTTTGTCGCTTATAATATAATACTTGGaattgcttataacataatacctgaaatattgtttttttaatttataaagaaacaatattaattacttacagtttcagagtcggggaagtccaaagtccagggaacacacatggtgagggccttgttggtggtgaccaTGGCAACGCAGAGCATCATGTGAGAAAGGCAGAAGTGGGAGAGCTTGTCACTCACtgtccttctaaagccctcagaaccacgccacGACCACCACTAAACTGTCAAATGGATCAATCCGTTCACCAGCGCATGGTCCTCACAGTCCAGTCACCTCTCTAAAGCCTGCCTTTCCGTGACCGTAATcagatctcccaccctcttaacactgtcacagtgggagttaagTTTCTCACACATGGACTTTGGGAGGTgccattcaacccatagcaatgttcattatagaaattttggggaaaaaagaaaatcataaagaaaaaacatgcGTAACTTAATAAAGTACTTAATAAAGTAACCAATAATTCTACCTCTAAAGATAACCTCTGATGACATTTTGGTTTTATCTCAGTGGTTTTTCTGCAGGCgtatgtggttttttaaaaaatgttaccaCACGTGTCTGTGATGTTGCCTTTTTCCCGCACATGACATTTCTTGGTGCTTGTTGGTCTTACACCCATTTTTAATGCATGTGAGGGATTCCACCCCCAAAATACACAGCAGTTTACTGGTCCCCCAAAGCTGCACATTAGGGTGGTCTGTGGTCTCACGTGATTGTAAACAATGCTCAGTCCTTGGCAGTGAGCTCTGGGCATGTTTGCCCCGCTCTGTTGGAATCCCTTGCAGGGTTTATGTGGTGTACACGAGCACATCGCCCCCAGGGGTGGGGAGCGCCCATTTTTCTGATTCCCCGCTCATCAGTCGCTTTAGGCTTTGCAGAGGTGGAGGCTGGTTGGGGAGGAGGCACCTGGAAGATTGTGACGCATCATCTGAGGGATGGTGGGCCAAGGACACAGGGACATGGCAGGATGAAAGGGAGTGTGGGTGGGCGGGCGGGAGCCCTCGTGAGCACCGGGCGAGCAGAAGGGATGGCACTGGGCGCTTAGGACTTGTGGTTCTTAGAGGCGAGGCTTCCTAGGACGTTAGAATCAGGGTCTCATATGCCACCTTGTCCATGAATTGGGGAAAACATCGGCTTCCATCTCCCTGCACAGTTTTAGGGCAGACATCTGCCTTACCATCCCTCACTCTGTGGCTGGGGAGGAGCCCCCGCCGGGATGTGGGTAGGGGACAGTGTGGCTGGGTGGCCAGGAGGGGAAATCAGGGTTTGGGGGTCAGGCGCGAGAGTTGAGACAGGGCCCTGACATCCGCCCTGCACTCCGTTGTCCCAGGCACTGCCACGAGAGGAACCTGGCGGTGAACCCCCAGGGAGGGAACACGGGCATGGTGGGGGGCAGCGTCCCTGTCTTTGACGAAATCATCCTCTCCACTGCCCTCATGAACCAGGTCATCAGCTTCCAGAGTGTGTCCGGTAAGCCTGTGCAGTGCGGTGGGGCGTGGGGCCGAGGGCGCCGTCCTGGTGTGGGTTGGAGCTTTCCTTCCTCGTCAGCCACTGGGGCTGTGCTGCGGGCTGGGGGCGGGGTCCTGGGCCAGGAAAGGAATGCAGCCACTGTTCGGCCACCAGCGCCTTTGGATGTACCTGCCATGGGCCACTTAGGTGACTTACATGTCTTCCAACTCCAACACTTTCTGGCCATGACAGCCCTTTCTGGAGGTGAGTGACAAGTGGGAAGGGGCTTCCCGTGCTCACATGCTGCAGTGGATCTGGCAGTGCCACGGTCTCTGCCTCTAGAGCTGAGCTTCAGCACAGGCTgtgggcatgtgggcccagatcATTCTCTGGTTGGGATACCTGTGCACTGTAAGGTGTggaacagcatccctggcctcgcCCGGCAGATGCCAGCAGTACCTGCATCCcagaatgtctccagacattgtcagaCGTCCCTTGGGAGGGGGCCACAATCGCCTCCATTTGAGAACCAGTGCTGTATAGCAGTCTTTTCTCTGCTACTCCCTCCCATAAGCTTGtgcgcatgtgtgcatgtgtgcgcatgTGCTCGTGTACACGTATGTGaagtttttctttatcactgtgaTCAAAGGTAATTTTTGGTCCAGATGTTTTGATCTGGGGGATGAGTGGGAGGGGCGCCTCCTCTCCTCAGCCCTGGCTCtgagcagatgtctcttctggGTGGTTTGCGTCTCAGGGCGGGGCCCCTGGGTGGGATGCACCCAGTAGTGAGCGTTCTTGCTGGCCCAGAAGCCTCGAGCGCTGTGGTAGCTCTGGTTGCTCTCTGCAGGGATTCTGGTTTGCCAGGCGGGGTGTATCTTGGAGGAGCTGAACCGGTACCTGGAGGAGCAGGACTTCATCATGCCGCTGGACTTGGGTGCGAAGGGCAGCTGCCACATTGGGGGAAACGTGGCGACCAATGCAGGTGGACTGCGGTTTCTTCGCTACGGCTCACTGCGTGGGACTGTCCTGGGCCTGGAAGTGGTGAGCTGGGGTGCTAGCTTGGGGGTGCAGAGTCTGTcaccggggtgggggtggggggtggcatcCTGGCTTCAGTCCAGGGGCTGTTCTCATGGCCCCAGGTGGTGGTGCAGGTGCATGAGGCCACGTTTGTGGGTAGGGGCCATGTCCCAGTTCAGAGATCTCATTGCCCTAAAAGCCTCTGTACCTTGGCCCCTGGTCCCTCAGGGATATGCAGGTCACACATAGCACTGTGCTCAGGGGACACCACATAAGCAGTGGCAGTCTACCTGGGCCAGGCTTCCCGGAGCCAGAGCACAAAGGAATGTTAACCCAGGGTAACCTTGTGCAGTTACATCATCCCCAGCTTCACCTCCAGGCCCTTCTGAGTCCTTTTCCCTGAACTCAGCAGGCCTGAGCACCACTTCTCACGGGTGTGTAAAGGCAGCCTTCTGTCCCATTTCCCCAGGGGACCAAGCAGGTGCAAAGCTGTGCTGCATGTCCATCAGCTGAGCTGCAGCGTCTGCCTTGTTTCTTGGCCAGCTGCCAGTGATTATTGTTTTAGTGCTTTCTCGTATCCACGAGTTGTGACAGTGAGCCTGACTTGAAGCACTAGTGCCCCATTCTCAGGCTTGCAGCACAGGCATCTCTATGGCTGCAGGTCCGCAGTGGGGGACCCTGGGACACTGTGattctctgtccttttctccATCCTAAGTGTGCCCCCCAGGTGTCTCTGCTCCACCCCAGGTGTCCTCCCGGCTCCACCCCTGGGTATCCTCCCTGCTCCAACACCAGGTGTGCTCCCGACTCCAACACCAGGTGTCCTCCCCTCTCTGTCCTCGGGCATGTGCCCTGCTACAGGCTGGCTTCCCTCCAGCATCTGGGCAATGATTTTCctggtttttatggcagtgatggtGGGGTTGCTGGGGGAATCTCACTAACCAGAATGACAAGTCCTTTCTTTAGCCTTACTGGGTGATCTCAGGCCTTTCCACTCTTGGGCCCACTTCCTTCCTGAACCAGTCTGGGGTGGGGCGGGTGAGAGACTTGGGATATCCCGGCTCCTCAGGAGGCCCTGGGGCTGGGTTTGCTGCTCCTGAGTGTGTGGCTGGataagggggaggggaggggagctgcAGAGGAAGAGCATCAACTCTGGACACAAGGCCGGTGCGGAAGTGCGcgtctctcctctcccccaccaggTGCTCGCCGACGGCACCATCCTGAACTGCCTGACCTCCCTGCGGAAGGACAACACGGGCTATGACCTGAAGCAGCTCTTCATCGGGTCGGAGGGCACCCTGGGGATCATCACAGCGGTGTCCATCCTGTGTCCGCCCAAGCCTGAGGCTGTGAACGTGGCCCTCTTCGGTGGGCTCCCTTGACGTACTTCCGGGGCGGGGTGCAGGTGTCCTCTTGGCCGGCCCGTTATtgtggtgagggagggagggcacGGAAGGAGCCCTCGCAAGACAACCTGTTCCTGTTTCTCCTGGTTTCTCTTTCCGAAGTAATCCAGGAATCCAGGCGTGGCCTTCCTGGTGTTCAGAGTCTGGAATTGGGAGCTTTTCCCAGTCTCTGGCAAAGCACACTTCATTCTGCAACAAAACCAAGGTTTTAGCCATCTCTTTCATCCCATCGTGTTCATCATTTAAGTAGCTCGAGTGTGCGGTTCTGAGGGAAACAATGTCATTTGGCTTAAGTTCTGGGACATCAACCTGCTAATCACCATAGGGGAGTGGGGCTTCGCTGCGTCCACCATTTTCGCCTCTGTCCCAGGTCGTCATCTCAGCAGATGCTCACTGCACTCTCTCCGCTCCTGCCGCCCTCAGACCTCTGCCTCTCTTCACAGCGGACTTGAGGAGGAGCCGCGTCCTCCCAGTTCATCCTCCTCCTGTGGTCTGTTCCATCTCCTCTCTTGCCGGCATCAGGATtggttagggtttttttttttttttttctttttcgtgaccggcactcagccagtgagtgcaccggccattcctatataggatccgaacccgctgcgggagttttgccgcgctcccagcgccgcactctcccgagtgcgccacgggctcggcccaggattGGTTAGGTTTATCCAGCATTTCCTGCTCGAGAAGTTCAGAAGTTACCCCAACTCCAGTCTTCTAGAGGGAAGCACGGGCATGCTTAACTTACCAGGTCTACCTTCAGTCCACACCTTTATCCTGCAGAAGATGCGGGAATCTTGAGAACACTTTAACTCCGTTTGTCCACAGATCTCCCCAACCTACGTGTTCTTGTCAGGTATTCTTACTGCTGTCTGTTTCTAATCTCTGTAGTCACCACTGTTATTACTTTGTGGCCACCTTCTTTGCCCTTCATTCTTTGTGCATCAGACCTTCTTTTTGGAATCCTGCCCTTGTAGATATGTCCTTGCTCGCCTCCTGCAGTGAAGTCTGTCCTCGCTCGCCTCCTGCAGTGAAGTCTGCTGGTGGTCAGTTCTCCACTTTTAGtgtgtctgaaaatatctttgcTTCACCCCCATTCTTGAAAGAGACTTTTGCTCGCTGTGCAGTTACAGGTTGGCACGCGTCCTTTTGTCCCATTGAAAACACTGTCCGGCGTCTTCTGCGTCCGTCCGTGCTGCCGGGAAGTTAGCTGTCTTCTGACCGCTGCTGCTTTGAAGGCATCCGCCCCTCCCCCTTGGACCACTTTAAAGGTCGTTTTGCTTCTCTTTAGTCCTCTGAAGTTTTCAGGTGCTGTGTGTGACTGCACATTTCTTCTTATCTCTCTGCAGCTGTTGAACTTCTTAAATCGGTGGACGGTGTCTTTTATCAGTTGTAGAAATCTGTAGCCATCATTGCTTCCATATTGCTGTTTCCCTCTCCTTTTGAGACTGTGCTTTAGCATATGACAGAATGTTCCAGTCTGTCCCGCATGTCTCCTGACCCCTCTTCAGGATTTCCTTCCGGTTCTCTCAGGCCCCCTTGTTCTGGGTTTAATATGCTGCCAGACCCATCCATGGAGGGGTTTCCCCCTGTCcattgaggttttctttttgtgtgtgtgtgtgaacaaatGTGGATTTTATCAAAGGACAAATAAGAGTGAAAGGTACAACATTTCATCTCTTGAGAAAGACTGGAGGTGGGTGTCTACAGTTACATGACAAGTTTCTGCAGACCTCGTGGTAACTTCCAAAAGCAAGAGTAGCAGCGAGACAGGAAAGGAGGCTTTTACACTTTGGA contains the following coding sequences:
- the D2HGDH gene encoding D-2-hydroxyglutarate dehydrogenase, mitochondrial, giving the protein MVPHRVPRWPAWLFCASPGWWRTACTLGASVEQRRWPGSPRGARVTSPLACRGCSSTPSRAPEVTLTQERYRVQRLPFSTVSKEDLAAFECIVPGRVVTDPEELEASNVDWLRTFRGCSKVLLRPRTTEEVSRILRHCHERNLAVNPQGGNTGMVGGSVPVFDEIILSTALMNQVISFQSVSGILVCQAGCILEELNRYLEEQDFIMPLDLGAKGSCHIGGNVATNAGGLRFLRYGSLRGTVLGLEVVLADGTILNCLTSLRKDNTGYDLKQLFIGSEGTLGIITAVSILCPPKPEAVNVALFGCPGFAEVLKTFSTCKGMLGEILSAFEFMDAECMQLVRHHLHLASPVQESPFYVLVETSGSSAGHDADKLSAFLERALGSGLVTEGSVAADQRKAKMLWALRERITEALSRDGYVYKYDISLPVERLYDIVTDLRARLGPSAKHVVGYGHLGDGNLHLNVTAEAFNASLLAALEPYVYEWTAGQQGSVSAEHGLGFKKKDVLGYSKPPAAVQVMQQLKALLDPKGILNPYKTLPTQA